Below is a genomic region from Halobacterium sp. CBA1132.
CGTCGAGGACGGCAACGTCTCCAGCCAACTTGTCCTCGAAACGACCACGCGCACCCAGCGCATCAAGGCGCCCAACGAGCAGTTCCGCGACGTCCGCGAGACCGTCGAGGAAGCCGTCTACGCGTATCACGACGCCTCGGGCGCCGCGGAGTTCGAGCGCATGAACGTCGACGAGGACGCAGGCTCGACGACCGAGGAAGTGTCGTTCGGCGGCGGCGTCGACCCAATCGACACGAGCGGCGTCGGTGAGGACGACGAAGAGGCGAGCGGCGACGGAGCGAGTGCGGGAGGAGAAGCGGCGGCTTCGACAGCAGCGGCCGAGACCGGCGAACCGGCAGACGGCGCGGACAGCGACGAGTTCGCGTCCAGCGGCTTCCAGACCGCCGCCGCGAAGGTCGAACCGCCCGTCGACCCCGAGGAACTGGACGCGGAACTCGACGACCTCGAAGAGACCGTCGAGGAACTCGCGGACGCGCTGGCCGAGCAGCGCGAGCTCGCGGCGCGCCAGCAGGAAGCCCTCGAAGCCCAAGAAGCCGTCATCGAGGCCCAGCGCGACCGACTCGCTGCGCTGCGCGACCTCGTCGACGAGGAGTAGTTACTCGCGGCCCGTGACTTTGCGGATGCACGACGACCCGAACGCGCCCAGTTCGCCGTGCTCGAAGTTGATGAAGTAGCCCGTGTTGATGGACGCGCCACAGCGCCGACACGAGAACTCGCCCTCTTTGGTGATGACGTCGGATTGGAAGGAGACGTAGCTGCCGCCCTGCGGTTGGACGTCGCCGCCCTCGCGCTCGACGACGCCGCGGCGTTCGGCTTCTTCGAGAATCTCGCGAGTGGTCCGCGGGTGCGTTGTCACGGTTTCGAGGCGGTCG
It encodes:
- a CDS encoding DUF5830 family protein, translated to MTDGDAGNVEDPVELGVELLANLEFESLPVADAVDRLETVTTHPRTTREILEEAERRGVVEREGGDVQPQGGSYVSFQSDVITKEGEFSCRRCGASINTGYFINFEHGELGAFGSSCIRKVTGRE